The following are encoded together in the Longimicrobium terrae genome:
- a CDS encoding glycoside hydrolase family 30 protein — MTTGRLGVAALVALAACGGNGGGGTTPTVPPVPVDTTTAQVRAFVTTGNRTKFLDSAGVRFTTAAAPELVINVDTSRTYQTMVGFGAAFTDASTWLIQTKMRADQRQGLLNDLFSPTSGLGLSFMRMTMGSSDFSREHWSYDDAPGGADDPSMTHFSIQRDREAMLPVIQQSRAINPQMMLVASPWSAPAWMKTTRSMIKGHLRPEAYPAHANYFIRFLKAYQAEGVTVQALTIQNEPHFEPDNYPGMRMDPPERAAFIGGHLGPALQREGLNTLIWDWDHNWDEPNSPLGTLSDATARGYIDGVAWHCYGGDVSAQSTVRNAHPDKDVFFTECSGGQWATNFGENLVYFSRTLIVGTTRNWARGVAFWNLALDPQGGPHLGGCGNCRGVVTIDPVSGGYVRNEEYFALAHASRFVRPGAVRVESGSGLSGMESAAFVNPDGRKALLVVNTTTQERTYGVRQGGRMFTHTLPAQSVATFTWR, encoded by the coding sequence ATGACGACGGGCCGGCTGGGAGTTGCGGCGCTGGTGGCGCTGGCGGCGTGCGGCGGCAACGGCGGCGGGGGCACCACGCCCACCGTTCCGCCGGTGCCGGTGGACACCACCACTGCGCAGGTGCGGGCGTTCGTAACCACGGGGAACCGCACGAAGTTCCTGGACAGCGCGGGCGTGCGCTTCACCACGGCGGCCGCGCCCGAGCTGGTGATCAACGTGGATACGTCGCGGACGTACCAGACCATGGTGGGCTTCGGCGCGGCGTTCACCGATGCGTCCACGTGGCTGATCCAGACGAAGATGCGGGCCGACCAGCGGCAGGGGCTGCTGAACGACCTGTTCAGCCCCACCAGCGGCCTGGGGCTGAGCTTCATGCGGATGACGATGGGCTCGTCGGACTTTTCGCGCGAGCACTGGTCGTACGACGACGCACCGGGCGGCGCGGACGATCCCTCGATGACGCACTTCAGCATTCAGCGTGACCGCGAGGCCATGCTGCCGGTGATTCAGCAGTCGCGCGCCATCAACCCGCAGATGATGCTGGTGGCCTCGCCGTGGAGCGCCCCCGCGTGGATGAAGACGACGCGCAGCATGATCAAGGGCCACCTGCGTCCGGAAGCGTATCCCGCGCACGCCAACTACTTCATCCGCTTCCTCAAGGCGTACCAGGCGGAAGGCGTGACGGTGCAGGCGCTTACGATTCAGAACGAGCCGCACTTCGAGCCGGACAACTATCCCGGGATGCGGATGGACCCGCCGGAGCGCGCGGCATTCATCGGCGGGCACCTGGGGCCGGCGCTGCAGCGCGAGGGATTGAACACGCTGATCTGGGACTGGGACCACAACTGGGACGAGCCCAACTCGCCGCTGGGCACGCTGAGCGACGCCACGGCGCGCGGCTACATCGACGGCGTGGCGTGGCACTGCTACGGCGGCGACGTGAGCGCGCAGAGCACCGTGCGCAACGCGCATCCCGACAAGGACGTGTTCTTTACGGAGTGCTCGGGCGGGCAGTGGGCCACCAACTTCGGCGAGAACCTGGTCTACTTTAGCCGCACGCTGATCGTGGGGACGACGCGCAACTGGGCGCGCGGCGTGGCGTTCTGGAACCTGGCGCTGGACCCGCAGGGCGGGCCGCACCTGGGCGGCTGCGGCAACTGCCGGGGCGTGGTCACGATCGACCCGGTGAGCGGCGGGTACGTGCGCAACGAGGAGTACTTCGCCCTGGCGCACGCCAGCCGCTTCGTGCGGCCGGGCGCGGTGCGGGTGGAGTCGGGGAGCGGGCTGAGCGGAATGGAGAGCGCCGCGTTCGTGAACCCCGACGGCCGCAAGGCGCTGCTGGTGGTGAACACGACCACGCAGGAGCGCACCTACGGCGTGCGGCAGGGCGGGCGGATGTTTACGCACACGCTGCCCGCGCAGTCCGTGGCCACGTTCACCTGGCGCTGA
- a CDS encoding SusC/RagA family TonB-linked outer membrane protein, whose translation MRWAKILTLVAVLLPTGVFAQGTSQVTGRVTSSEGEPLAGARVEVVGTPTGAVTTADGRYRLTTVPGSHTLRASLLGHAPSQQTVTTTAGGTTTADFRLSAQALLLDEVVAVGYGTQSRRNVTGAVASVTAEELEAAPVTTLEQGLQGRVAGVQVVTGSGQPGAVSSVRIRGGNSISAGNDPLYVIDGVPVSNNLGESTTGTLMSQAMRGLNPLAAMNPDDIESVEVLKDASATSIYGARGANGVILITTKRGRAGANTVTFGSYYGMSEVRRTLPVLNAREFAGLVNTAAVNAGQPRRYTDAEISALGAGTDWQDEIFRRAPVRNVELAFSGGSEATQYHISGSLLQNDGVVIGTNMDRGTFRLNLDQRISSRLRIGNRLTFSRSVGNVLPNGGAGQEVPSVVLNAIMAPPTLAPYTETGEFFTGTNALSGRMFANPVASALLITNEEKQNRAIGNVFGELDLVPGLVFRTTLGLDYLNSTQNFFSPSNTYPGVNNNGYGSRGQAQTTSWQNENTLRYNTALGAHELDLLGGMSLQRINAEWVSGTGQNFSTDALAENGLNTAGTFVGVWTGAPHSSLLSYFSRANLNLSDRYLVTLTGRVDGSSKFGEGNQYAFFPSAALAWRASQEDFIRNLGLFDDLKLRVSYGRTGNQDIGNYASLATLGSTVYAFGGSRGIGFVPSTLANPDLKWETTDQLNAGIDAGFLDNRVSVTADYYDKRTHDLLLYVPIPATSGFGTSLQNVGEVRNHGFELGLRTVNLTGPLGWESSLNLSFNRNKVARLGVENEILAPVGVGSGANQNPTILRVGEPTNSFFGFRYAGMENGQPVYADLNGDGQVNNSDRELLGNAQPDYIGGFNNRLTYGPLDLSVFIQWSVGNEIYNINRALLTSAAGNANQLKDVLEGGEGIPTPRIGNTFDSRPSDLFIEDGSYVRGKNIRLGYTLPYSVLRRGGLGNVDHLQVYVSAQNFFTVTDYSGFDPEITEYAGSNLAQGFDFGSYPQPRQLTIGFSATY comes from the coding sequence ATGCGATGGGCCAAGATCCTGACCCTGGTCGCGGTCCTGCTCCCCACTGGCGTGTTTGCCCAGGGGACGAGCCAGGTTACCGGCCGGGTCACCAGCTCCGAGGGTGAGCCGCTGGCCGGCGCCCGCGTGGAAGTGGTGGGCACTCCCACCGGCGCCGTCACCACGGCGGACGGACGGTACCGCCTGACCACGGTGCCCGGCAGCCACACGCTGCGCGCCTCCCTGCTGGGCCACGCGCCCAGCCAGCAGACGGTGACCACCACGGCCGGAGGCACCACCACGGCGGACTTCCGCCTGAGCGCGCAGGCGCTGCTGCTGGACGAAGTGGTGGCGGTGGGATACGGAACGCAGTCGCGCCGCAACGTGACCGGCGCCGTGGCCTCGGTCACGGCCGAGGAGCTTGAGGCGGCGCCCGTGACCACGCTGGAGCAGGGGCTGCAGGGCCGCGTGGCCGGCGTGCAGGTGGTGACGGGAAGCGGACAGCCCGGCGCGGTTTCGTCGGTGCGCATCCGCGGCGGCAACTCCATCAGCGCCGGCAACGACCCGCTGTACGTGATTGACGGCGTGCCCGTGAGCAACAACCTGGGCGAGTCCACCACGGGAACGCTGATGAGCCAGGCCATGCGCGGCCTGAACCCGCTGGCGGCCATGAACCCCGACGACATCGAGTCGGTGGAAGTGCTCAAGGACGCCTCGGCCACCAGCATCTACGGCGCGCGCGGCGCCAACGGCGTCATTCTCATCACCACCAAGCGCGGCCGGGCCGGCGCCAACACCGTCACCTTCGGCTCCTACTACGGGATGTCGGAAGTGCGGCGCACGCTGCCGGTGCTGAACGCGCGGGAGTTCGCCGGGCTGGTGAACACGGCGGCCGTGAACGCCGGACAGCCCCGCCGCTACACCGACGCCGAGATTTCGGCGCTGGGCGCGGGCACCGACTGGCAGGACGAAATCTTTCGCCGCGCCCCCGTGCGCAACGTGGAACTGGCGTTCTCCGGCGGCAGCGAGGCCACGCAGTACCACATCAGCGGCAGCCTGCTGCAGAACGACGGCGTGGTCATCGGCACCAACATGGACCGCGGCACCTTCCGCCTGAACCTGGACCAGCGCATCAGCTCCCGGCTGCGCATCGGCAACCGCCTGACCTTCAGCCGCTCGGTGGGCAACGTGCTCCCCAACGGCGGCGCCGGGCAGGAAGTGCCGTCGGTGGTGCTGAACGCCATCATGGCGCCCCCCACGCTGGCCCCGTACACGGAAACCGGCGAGTTCTTCACCGGCACCAACGCGCTGTCGGGCCGCATGTTCGCCAACCCGGTGGCCTCGGCGCTGCTCATCACCAACGAAGAAAAGCAGAACCGCGCCATCGGCAACGTGTTCGGCGAGCTGGACCTGGTGCCGGGGCTGGTGTTCCGCACCACGCTGGGGCTGGACTACCTGAACTCCACGCAGAACTTCTTTTCGCCCAGCAACACCTACCCGGGCGTCAACAACAACGGCTACGGCAGCCGCGGGCAGGCGCAGACCACCAGCTGGCAGAACGAGAACACGCTGCGCTACAACACCGCCCTGGGCGCGCACGAGCTTGACCTGCTGGGCGGCATGTCGCTGCAGCGCATCAACGCCGAGTGGGTGTCGGGCACCGGGCAGAACTTTTCCACCGACGCGCTGGCCGAGAACGGGCTGAACACCGCCGGAACGTTCGTGGGCGTGTGGACGGGTGCCCCACACTCGTCGCTGCTCTCGTACTTCTCCCGCGCCAACCTGAACCTGTCGGACCGCTACCTTGTGACGCTCACCGGCCGCGTGGACGGCTCCAGCAAGTTCGGCGAGGGGAACCAGTACGCCTTCTTCCCGTCGGCCGCGCTGGCCTGGCGCGCCTCGCAGGAAGACTTCATCCGCAACCTGGGGCTGTTTGACGACCTGAAGCTGCGGGTGAGCTACGGCCGCACCGGCAACCAGGACATCGGCAACTACGCCTCGCTGGCCACCCTGGGCTCCACCGTGTACGCCTTCGGCGGCAGCCGCGGCATCGGCTTCGTGCCCAGCACGCTGGCCAACCCGGACCTGAAGTGGGAAACCACCGACCAGCTGAACGCGGGCATCGACGCGGGCTTCCTGGACAACCGCGTGTCGGTGACGGCGGACTACTACGACAAGCGCACGCACGACCTGCTGCTGTACGTGCCCATTCCGGCGACGTCGGGCTTCGGCACCTCGCTGCAGAACGTGGGCGAAGTGCGCAACCACGGCTTTGAGCTGGGCCTGCGCACGGTGAACCTGACCGGCCCGCTGGGCTGGGAAAGCTCGCTGAACCTGTCGTTCAACCGCAACAAGGTGGCGCGGCTGGGCGTGGAGAACGAGATCCTGGCCCCGGTGGGCGTGGGCTCGGGCGCCAACCAGAACCCCACCATTCTGCGCGTGGGCGAGCCCACCAACTCGTTCTTCGGGTTCCGCTACGCGGGGATGGAGAACGGCCAGCCGGTGTACGCCGACCTGAACGGCGACGGGCAGGTGAACAACTCCGACCGCGAACTGCTGGGCAACGCGCAGCCGGACTACATCGGCGGCTTCAACAACCGCCTCACCTACGGCCCGCTGGACCTGAGCGTCTTCATCCAGTGGTCGGTGGGCAACGAGATCTACAACATCAACCGCGCCCTGCTCACCAGCGCCGCCGGCAACGCCAACCAGCTCAAGGACGTGCTGGAAGGCGGCGAGGGCATTCCCACGCCGCGCATCGGCAACACCTTCGACAGCCGGCCCTCGGACCTGTTCATCGAGGACGGCTCGTACGTCCGCGGCAAGAACATCCGCCTGGGCTACACGCTGCCGTACTCGGTGCTGCGCCGCGGCGGGCTGGGCAACGTGGACCACCTGCAGGTCTACGTGAGCGCGCAGAACTTCTTCACCGTCACCGACTACTCGGGCTTCGACCCGGAAATCACGGAGTACGCCGGCAGCAACCTGGCCCAGGGCTTCGACTTCGGATCGTATCCGCAGCCCCGCCAGCTGACCATCGGCTTTTCCGCCACCTACTGA
- a CDS encoding sugar MFS transporter, translating into MPTSTAAPRPAARAGTVSGTTDYRTAFAAVTGLFFIWGFLTCLNDILIPHLKGVFDLDYVQAALVQFTFFGAYFLVALPSGWLIRRLGYKRGIVAGLVTAGVGALLFLPAANVQSYPLFLLALFVLASGITVLQVAANPYVTVLGDPATASSRLTLTQAFNSLGTTVAPLVGGALILGATVPGQSKEAAALADARAVQVPYLGIAIALFIVAGLMAAFKLPRISEIEREAGGEVVSDHMPTGRAWHRSHLALGVAAIFVYVGAEVSIGSFLVNFFALPEIAGMDEKTAAGYVSFYWGGAMIGRFVGSALLRRFRPGMLLGGFAVGAAALTALAAVSSGQVAFWAILAVGLCNSIMFPTIFALAIDSLGPLTGEGSSLLVMAIVGGALIPVAFGAMADSSGLQAAFLLPALCYLYIVFYGFRGSRVKGRAA; encoded by the coding sequence ATCCCTACCAGTACGGCCGCGCCCAGGCCCGCCGCCCGCGCGGGCACCGTGTCCGGCACGACCGACTACCGCACCGCCTTTGCGGCGGTCACCGGCCTGTTCTTCATCTGGGGCTTTCTCACCTGCCTCAACGACATCCTGATCCCGCACCTGAAAGGGGTGTTTGATCTGGACTACGTGCAGGCGGCGTTGGTGCAGTTCACCTTCTTTGGCGCGTACTTTCTGGTCGCGCTGCCTTCCGGCTGGCTGATCCGGCGGCTGGGCTACAAGCGCGGCATCGTGGCCGGGCTGGTGACGGCCGGCGTGGGCGCGCTTCTGTTTCTTCCCGCCGCGAACGTGCAGTCGTATCCGCTGTTCCTGCTTGCGCTGTTCGTTCTGGCGAGCGGAATTACGGTGCTGCAGGTGGCGGCAAACCCGTACGTGACGGTGCTGGGTGACCCGGCCACCGCCAGCAGCCGGCTTACGCTGACGCAGGCGTTCAACTCTCTGGGCACCACCGTGGCGCCGCTGGTGGGCGGCGCGCTGATCCTGGGCGCCACCGTGCCGGGGCAGTCCAAGGAAGCCGCCGCGCTGGCGGACGCGCGCGCCGTGCAGGTGCCGTATCTGGGCATTGCCATCGCGCTGTTCATCGTCGCCGGGCTGATGGCGGCGTTCAAGCTGCCGCGCATCTCGGAGATCGAGCGTGAGGCGGGCGGCGAGGTGGTGAGCGACCACATGCCCACCGGGCGCGCGTGGCACCGCAGCCACCTGGCGCTGGGTGTGGCGGCGATCTTCGTGTACGTGGGCGCCGAGGTGTCCATCGGCAGCTTCCTGGTGAACTTCTTTGCCCTGCCGGAAATCGCGGGGATGGACGAAAAGACGGCCGCGGGCTACGTGTCGTTCTACTGGGGCGGCGCCATGATCGGCCGCTTCGTGGGCTCGGCGCTGCTGCGGCGCTTTCGCCCCGGCATGCTGCTGGGCGGGTTTGCCGTGGGCGCCGCCGCCTTGACCGCGCTGGCCGCGGTGAGCAGCGGACAGGTGGCGTTCTGGGCGATTCTGGCGGTGGGCCTGTGCAACTCCATCATGTTCCCCACCATCTTTGCCCTGGCCATCGACAGTCTGGGCCCGCTGACCGGCGAGGGTTCGTCTCTGCTGGTGATGGCCATCGTGGGCGGCGCGCTGATCCCCGTGGCGTTCGGCGCCATGGCGGACTCGTCCGGGCTGCAGGCGGCTTTCCTGCTTCCCGCGCTCTGCTACCTGTACATCGTGTTCTACGGATTCCGCGGATCGCGCGTGAAGGGGAGGGCCGCGTGA
- a CDS encoding RagB/SusD family nutrient uptake outer membrane protein, which produces MTKQPFWRSALRRLALAGMIPALAATASCDSFLDPEPEDMLAPDNFYKTSSDAVAAVNGVYEQQKWMHQLAYWYMSDVATDDIDASPNFGSDGQRMSKWTFDATEFPMGDVWGNGYKIINRANAVLDRVPGITMEAPLKARLLSEARFLRALAYFDLVRFYGDVPLLVHEVTSLDDVTPSRSPADSVYMLIEADLTEAAGTLPARHEGADAGRATSGAALALLAKVHLQQHEYGPAAQRAAQVINSGRYGLLARWKDVFAIGNEFQPSNTENIFELNYDGTLDPGAGSVVTLFALPATYPGGDAYGLMYLPGSVTSLFAASDQRGLGNTFITSPYTDRTGRVITFSLPSQNGINKYLDEGDTRNRTQRGWGANDNNWIILRYADVLLMYAEAVNEGGAASGMSAEAALNMVRVRAGIAPVSGLGQGGLRDAIRAERRREFILEGQRWFDLARYGTLEQAIAAKLVEIGAPAHPLRGKLFPLPAGELDRNPNLVQNPGW; this is translated from the coding sequence ATGACCAAGCAGCCTTTCTGGCGGAGCGCCCTGCGCCGGCTCGCCCTGGCGGGAATGATTCCCGCCCTGGCGGCCACGGCCTCCTGCGACAGCTTTCTGGATCCGGAACCGGAAGACATGCTCGCCCCCGACAACTTCTACAAGACGTCGTCGGACGCAGTGGCGGCGGTGAACGGGGTGTACGAGCAGCAGAAGTGGATGCACCAGCTGGCCTACTGGTACATGTCGGACGTGGCCACGGACGACATCGACGCGAGCCCCAACTTCGGCTCCGACGGCCAGCGGATGAGCAAGTGGACGTTCGACGCCACGGAGTTCCCCATGGGGGACGTGTGGGGGAACGGGTACAAGATCATCAACCGCGCCAACGCGGTGCTGGACCGGGTGCCGGGCATCACCATGGAAGCCCCGCTCAAGGCGCGGCTGCTGAGCGAGGCCCGCTTCCTTCGCGCGCTGGCCTACTTTGACCTGGTGCGCTTCTACGGCGACGTGCCGCTGCTGGTGCACGAGGTGACCTCGCTGGACGACGTGACGCCGTCGCGCTCGCCGGCGGACTCGGTGTACATGCTGATCGAGGCGGACCTTACGGAAGCCGCGGGCACGCTTCCGGCCCGCCACGAGGGCGCCGACGCGGGACGCGCCACCTCGGGCGCGGCGCTGGCGCTGCTGGCCAAGGTGCACCTGCAGCAGCACGAGTACGGGCCGGCGGCGCAGCGCGCCGCGCAGGTCATCAACAGCGGCCGCTACGGGCTGCTGGCCAGGTGGAAGGACGTGTTCGCCATCGGCAACGAGTTCCAGCCCAGCAACACCGAGAACATCTTCGAGCTCAACTACGACGGCACGCTGGACCCGGGCGCCGGGAGCGTGGTGACGCTGTTCGCGCTTCCCGCCACGTATCCGGGCGGCGACGCGTACGGGCTCATGTACCTGCCGGGTTCGGTGACGTCGCTCTTTGCGGCCAGCGACCAGCGCGGCCTGGGCAACACGTTCATCACGTCGCCGTACACGGACCGCACGGGGCGGGTGATCACCTTCTCCCTCCCGTCGCAGAACGGCATCAACAAGTACCTGGACGAGGGCGACACCCGCAACCGCACGCAGCGCGGCTGGGGCGCCAACGACAACAACTGGATCATCCTGCGCTACGCCGACGTGCTGCTGATGTACGCCGAGGCGGTGAACGAGGGCGGGGCGGCCAGCGGGATGTCGGCCGAGGCGGCGCTGAACATGGTGCGGGTGCGCGCCGGCATCGCCCCGGTGAGCGGGCTGGGCCAGGGCGGGCTGCGCGACGCCATCCGCGCCGAGCGCCGCCGCGAGTTCATCCTGGAGGGGCAGCGCTGGTTCGACCTGGCGCGCTACGGCACGCTGGAGCAGGCCATCGCCGCCAAGCTGGTGGAGATCGGCGCGCCGGCACACCCGCTGCGGGGCAAGCTCTTTCCGCTTCCCGCGGGCGAGCTGGACCGCAACCCCAACCTGGTGCAGAACCCGGGCTGGTAA
- the glk gene encoding glucokinase, producing the protein MSVQLREAAGVERVASPGPAPGPLLLAGDVGGTKTMLALVNGGGEVLAEMTFASRDHAAPDDVMRAFLGRVSTPVDGVCLSVAGPVIDGRASITNLPWVLDEERLAASLGTGPVRLINDLQATAYALSSLRPDQLCTLHPGAPEPSGTRAVIAVGTGLGEGALLSDGDGREAALPSEGGHTDFAPRGATQRGLLTWLQRQYEHVSYERVCSGHGIPNLYHYLRARTGIAEPAWLTAALAAADDPTPVIADAGLRGACPVSRRTLSLFAAILGAEAGNLALRTLATGGVFVGGGIPPKLRPVLRGRAFREGYLRKGVMSDVAARFPVHLILEPRAALLGAARYAAAARV; encoded by the coding sequence ATGAGCGTGCAACTGCGGGAAGCGGCGGGCGTGGAGCGGGTCGCGTCGCCCGGGCCGGCTCCCGGGCCGCTGCTGCTGGCCGGCGACGTGGGCGGCACCAAGACGATGCTGGCCCTGGTGAACGGCGGGGGCGAGGTGCTGGCGGAAATGACCTTTGCCAGCCGCGACCACGCCGCGCCGGATGACGTGATGCGCGCCTTTCTGGGCCGCGTCTCCACCCCGGTGGACGGTGTGTGCCTGAGCGTGGCGGGCCCCGTGATCGACGGGCGGGCGAGCATTACCAACCTGCCCTGGGTGCTGGATGAGGAACGGCTGGCCGCGTCGCTGGGCACGGGGCCGGTGCGGCTGATCAACGATCTGCAGGCCACGGCGTACGCGCTGTCGTCGCTGCGCCCGGACCAGCTGTGCACGCTGCACCCGGGCGCGCCGGAGCCCTCCGGCACGCGCGCGGTGATCGCGGTGGGCACCGGGCTGGGCGAGGGCGCGCTGCTCAGCGACGGCGACGGGCGCGAGGCCGCGCTCCCCAGCGAGGGCGGGCACACCGACTTTGCGCCGCGCGGCGCCACGCAGCGCGGGCTGCTGACCTGGCTGCAGCGCCAGTACGAGCACGTGAGCTACGAGCGCGTCTGCTCCGGCCACGGCATTCCCAACCTGTACCACTACCTGCGCGCGCGCACTGGCATCGCCGAGCCCGCGTGGCTCACCGCGGCGCTGGCCGCGGCCGACGACCCCACGCCGGTGATCGCCGACGCGGGGCTGCGCGGCGCGTGCCCGGTAAGCCGGCGCACGCTTTCGCTCTTTGCCGCCATCCTGGGCGCGGAGGCGGGCAACCTGGCGCTGCGCACGCTGGCCACGGGCGGCGTGTTCGTGGGCGGCGGCATTCCGCCCAAGCTGCGGCCGGTGCTGCGGGGCCGCGCGTTCCGCGAGGGCTATCTGCGCAAGGGCGTGATGTCGGACGTGGCGGCGCGCTTTCCCGTGCACCTGATTCTGGAGCCGCGGGCCGCGCTGCTGGGCGCCGCGCGCTACGCCGCCGCCGCGCGCGTGTGA
- a CDS encoding glycoside hydrolase family 3 protein, with protein sequence MNARLSSPPRAALMLSVALAGIAAASCTPGSQIGSTAQNAGPARAGGAGAFAPYDAQARRLLAQMTLAEKIGQMTQADHEFIKDPADVQRYFLGSVLSGGSSDPASGNNPRDWEGMYTNYQRIAVGTRLKIPLLYGVDAVHGHNNVLGAVVFPHNIGLGATRNPQLVQRIGQITADEVRATGPNWAFAPCICVPRDERWGRTYEGFSEDPQLVSTLGEAAVRGLQGRSLNDPLTVLASSKHFAGDGATSMGTGGPDKRFLDQGDARMDEATLRRIHIFPYKAAVDAGVGSIMPSYNSWNGVKVSGIRYLLTDVLKGELGFGGFLISDYRAVDQIDPDYKTAIEKSINAGMDMVMVPDRYPEFIRLLTELVNENRVPMSRIDDAVVRILRVKIAMGLMDPSWTPQPDAAARSRFGSAEHRAVARQAVRESMVLLKNDRGALPIRSGLRRIHVAGRSADNLGFQTGGWTVDWQGKSGEVMPGGTTVLAAIRKAAGSGTQVTFAQNGTGAAGADLGVVVIGEPPYAEGQGDRADLSLDPADAASVAAMKAAGIPVVVVLISGRPMILGPVLEQADALVAAWLPGTEGDGVADVLFGAYKPTGKLSYSWPASMAQIPINVGDADYRPLFPFGFGLTY encoded by the coding sequence ATGAACGCACGGCTCTCCTCACCGCCCCGGGCGGCGCTCATGCTGTCTGTGGCGCTAGCCGGCATCGCGGCCGCCTCGTGTACTCCCGGCAGCCAGATCGGCTCCACGGCCCAGAACGCCGGCCCGGCCCGCGCGGGCGGCGCCGGCGCGTTCGCGCCGTACGACGCGCAGGCCCGCCGCCTGCTGGCGCAGATGACGCTGGCGGAAAAGATCGGCCAGATGACGCAGGCCGACCACGAATTCATCAAGGATCCCGCGGACGTGCAGCGGTACTTCCTGGGATCCGTGCTCAGCGGCGGCAGCTCCGATCCGGCGTCCGGCAACAACCCGCGCGACTGGGAGGGGATGTACACCAACTACCAGCGCATCGCGGTGGGCACGCGCCTCAAGATCCCGCTGCTGTACGGGGTAGACGCGGTGCACGGCCACAACAACGTGCTGGGCGCCGTCGTCTTTCCGCACAACATCGGGCTGGGCGCCACGCGCAATCCGCAGCTGGTGCAGCGCATCGGGCAGATCACCGCCGACGAGGTGCGCGCCACCGGCCCCAACTGGGCGTTCGCGCCGTGCATCTGCGTGCCGCGCGACGAGCGCTGGGGCCGCACGTACGAAGGCTTTTCCGAAGATCCTCAGCTCGTCTCCACGCTGGGCGAGGCGGCCGTGCGCGGCCTGCAGGGGCGCAGCCTGAACGATCCGCTCACGGTTCTGGCCAGCTCCAAGCACTTCGCCGGCGACGGCGCCACCAGCATGGGCACCGGCGGGCCGGACAAGCGCTTCCTGGACCAGGGCGACGCGCGGATGGACGAGGCCACCCTGCGCCGCATCCACATCTTCCCCTACAAGGCGGCGGTGGACGCGGGCGTGGGCAGCATCATGCCCTCGTACAACAGCTGGAACGGGGTCAAGGTCTCCGGCATCCGCTACCTGCTCACCGACGTGCTCAAGGGCGAGCTGGGCTTTGGCGGCTTCCTGATCAGCGACTACCGCGCGGTGGACCAGATCGACCCGGACTACAAGACGGCGATTGAAAAGTCCATCAACGCCGGGATGGACATGGTGATGGTGCCGGACCGCTACCCGGAGTTCATCCGCCTGCTCACCGAGCTGGTGAATGAGAACCGGGTGCCCATGTCGCGCATCGACGACGCGGTCGTTCGCATCCTTCGCGTCAAGATCGCGATGGGGCTGATGGACCCCAGCTGGACGCCGCAGCCGGACGCGGCGGCGCGCTCGCGCTTTGGATCGGCCGAGCACCGGGCGGTGGCGCGGCAGGCGGTGCGCGAGTCGATGGTGCTGCTCAAGAACGATCGCGGCGCGCTGCCCATCCGCTCCGGCCTGCGCCGCATTCACGTGGCCGGCCGCAGCGCCGACAACCTGGGCTTCCAGACCGGCGGCTGGACGGTGGACTGGCAGGGCAAGAGCGGCGAGGTGATGCCGGGCGGAACGACGGTGCTGGCGGCCATCCGCAAGGCGGCGGGAAGCGGCACGCAGGTGACGTTCGCGCAGAACGGCACCGGCGCGGCGGGCGCGGACCTGGGCGTGGTGGTGATCGGCGAGCCGCCCTACGCCGAGGGCCAGGGCGACCGCGCGGACCTGTCGCTGGACCCGGCGGACGCGGCTTCGGTGGCGGCGATGAAGGCGGCGGGGATTCCGGTGGTGGTGGTGCTGATTTCCGGGCGCCCGATGATCCTGGGCCCGGTGCTGGAGCAGGCGGACGCGCTGGTGGCCGCGTGGCTGCCGGGCACGGAGGGTGACGGCGTGGCGGACGTGCTGTTCGGCGCGTACAAGCCCACGGGCAAGCTGTCGTACAGCTGGCCGGCATCCATGGCGCAGATCCCCATCAACGTGGGCGACGCGGACTACCGTCCGCTCTTCCCGTTCGGCTTCGGGCTGACGTACTGA